A genome region from Thermomonospora amylolytica includes the following:
- a CDS encoding O-antigen ligase family protein, with protein MVVTGHRDKAPQAIQSLEGGTLPGLRRMPVWPLYALFLGYPLWWALGLTSVIWVLAAFPMAIALARRGRIRVPRGFGLWLLFLLWVLVGVTALGMVAPDTMPDSGGLMGYSHRLLLYLAATVMLLYVGNLTEQEMPQLTVAKLLGFLGVVTVVGGLAGVTVPTLEFTSALEMLLPQRLTGDKWIEEMVHPAVAQLHQVIGSAPEPRPKAPFEYTNTWGNNLSVLLIWAVAAWWAHGSRGRRWLTALLLAVAMVPIVYSLNRGVWVGLIIAVLYVAVRLVLRGRIVVIGALMVAALLAIPAFAVTPLGSLVQARLQNGHSDSIRTTLALKSVEAARSSPIIGYGTGRAMRGSASSIAVGRSPSCRQCGNAQIGSTGQLWLVLISHGLVGTVLYFGFFVHAMWRYRRDDSAIGIAGSLVVLLSFWYATTYPSAGSPLCLTFIAIALLWRNDLARRERMAAERAEWWLRFKRARAEHSRGLRPVKPPAGPARPTGPTGLAKSARAARSKGIGTAVPTVEDRETRVSVR; from the coding sequence ATGGTCGTAACGGGACATCGCGACAAGGCCCCGCAGGCCATCCAGTCGCTGGAGGGGGGCACGCTCCCCGGCCTGCGGCGGATGCCCGTCTGGCCGCTGTACGCCCTGTTCCTGGGTTATCCGCTGTGGTGGGCGCTGGGGCTCACCTCGGTGATCTGGGTGCTGGCGGCGTTCCCGATGGCGATCGCGCTGGCCCGCCGGGGCCGGATCCGGGTGCCGCGCGGGTTCGGGCTGTGGCTGCTGTTCCTGCTGTGGGTGCTGGTCGGGGTGACCGCCCTCGGCATGGTCGCGCCGGACACCATGCCGGACTCCGGCGGCCTGATGGGCTACTCCCACCGGCTGCTGCTGTACCTGGCGGCCACCGTCATGCTGCTGTACGTCGGCAACCTCACCGAGCAGGAGATGCCGCAGCTGACGGTGGCCAAGCTGCTGGGGTTCCTCGGCGTGGTGACGGTCGTCGGCGGGCTGGCCGGGGTGACGGTGCCGACCCTGGAGTTCACCTCCGCGCTGGAGATGCTGCTGCCGCAGCGGCTCACCGGCGACAAGTGGATCGAGGAGATGGTCCACCCGGCCGTCGCCCAGCTCCACCAGGTCATCGGCAGCGCCCCCGAGCCGCGGCCCAAGGCCCCGTTCGAGTACACCAACACCTGGGGCAACAACCTGTCGGTGCTGCTGATCTGGGCGGTGGCGGCCTGGTGGGCGCACGGGTCCCGGGGCCGCCGGTGGCTGACGGCGCTGCTGCTGGCGGTGGCGATGGTCCCGATCGTCTACTCGCTGAACCGCGGCGTGTGGGTCGGGCTGATCATCGCGGTGCTGTACGTGGCGGTGCGGCTGGTCCTGCGGGGCAGGATCGTGGTGATCGGGGCGCTGATGGTGGCGGCCCTGCTCGCGATACCGGCGTTCGCGGTGACCCCGCTGGGCTCCCTGGTGCAGGCCCGGCTGCAGAACGGGCACAGCGACAGCATCCGCACCACGCTGGCGCTCAAGTCGGTGGAGGCCGCCCGCAGCTCCCCGATCATCGGGTACGGCACCGGCCGCGCCATGCGCGGCAGCGCCTCGTCCATCGCGGTCGGCCGCTCCCCCTCCTGCCGGCAGTGCGGCAACGCCCAGATCGGCAGCACCGGGCAGCTGTGGCTGGTGCTGATCTCGCACGGGCTGGTCGGCACGGTGCTGTACTTCGGGTTCTTCGTGCACGCCATGTGGCGGTACCGGCGGGACGACTCGGCCATCGGGATCGCCGGGTCCCTGGTGGTGCTGCTGTCGTTCTGGTACGCCACCACCTATCCGTCCGCGGGCTCCCCGCTGTGCCTGACGTTCATCGCGATCGCGCTGCTGTGGCGCAACGACCTGGCGCGCCGGGAGCGGATGGCCGCCGAGCGGGCGGAGTGGTGGCTGCGGTTCAAGCGGGCGCGGGCGGAGCATTCGCGCGGCCTGCGGCCGGTCAAGCCGCCCGCCGGGCCCGCCAGGCCCACCGGACCCACCGGGCTCGCCAAGTCCGCCAGGGCCGCCCGGAGCAAGGGGATCGGGACGGCGGTCCCGACGGTCGAGGACAGGGAGACGCGGGTGAGCGTCAGGTGA
- a CDS encoding Wzz/FepE/Etk N-terminal domain-containing protein: MDPSPRPDTTEITDYAAMLRRRWRLIAACTFGTFLAALLVFLLMPKSYTAQASVQVTLTGAEDANSNARTNDGINLDTEAQLVRSAEVAERARALLKSSQSANALSKNVVVTVPPNSTILDIAYTGDSPQAARAGADAFAQAYLDNRRGSAEARLRESMQTINERITRVTAEIQELNARIRTLQRGSAERSTAATRQQLLNDELEKLNGQLSQANVTASNLTPGTVITKANAPRNPSSPKAQLYLPGGLMAGLLIGLLGAVVRDRTDKHVRHPADIERVTGLPVLLATPFGRKAAPVGLYDARSRIGQRVNQLCHLISATLGHGHHIILVTGASDGAGTGIAAANLAAGFARTESRVLLLSANLSSTASCRLLGVRPGPGLAEVLLGRKGPGAVVQESTVVPNLQVIQPGKDVEAAAELLQRSAMEQLLNRLRKTARYIIVETASPVESADAQAVADVADAAVIAVEIPRARYEDITDSVRQLDRMGTAVLGAIALPVQQQVAAPAAPAARPAGQSRAAQPGRAPAARTKPARRALPTSPVADPAEPGDSIVWKGSAAGDPTSTAPDPGAPDIDPARPEPGVADRPADPAPWS, encoded by the coding sequence ATGGACCCGTCACCCCGGCCGGACACGACCGAGATCACCGACTACGCCGCGATGCTGCGCCGTCGCTGGCGGTTGATCGCGGCCTGCACGTTCGGCACCTTCCTGGCCGCGCTGCTGGTCTTCCTGCTGATGCCGAAGTCCTACACGGCGCAGGCGTCGGTGCAGGTCACCCTCACCGGCGCGGAGGACGCCAACAGCAACGCACGCACCAACGACGGCATCAACCTCGACACCGAGGCCCAGCTGGTGCGGTCCGCCGAGGTCGCCGAGCGGGCCAGGGCGCTGCTGAAGTCGTCGCAGTCCGCGAACGCGCTGTCCAAGAACGTCGTGGTCACCGTTCCGCCGAACTCCACCATCCTCGACATCGCCTACACCGGCGACTCGCCGCAGGCCGCCAGGGCGGGGGCGGACGCGTTCGCGCAGGCCTACCTGGACAACCGGCGCGGCAGCGCCGAGGCCCGGCTGCGCGAGAGCATGCAGACCATCAACGAGCGGATCACCAGGGTGACCGCCGAGATCCAGGAGCTGAACGCCAGGATCCGGACGCTGCAGCGCGGCTCGGCCGAGCGGTCCACCGCCGCCACCCGCCAGCAGCTGCTGAACGACGAGCTGGAGAAGCTGAACGGCCAGCTGTCGCAGGCCAACGTCACGGCCTCCAACCTGACCCCCGGCACCGTCATCACCAAGGCCAACGCCCCGCGGAACCCGTCCTCCCCCAAGGCCCAGCTCTACCTGCCGGGCGGGCTGATGGCCGGGCTGCTGATCGGGCTGCTCGGCGCGGTGGTCCGGGACCGGACCGACAAGCACGTGCGGCACCCCGCCGACATCGAGCGGGTCACCGGGCTGCCGGTGCTGCTGGCCACCCCGTTCGGCCGCAAGGCCGCCCCGGTCGGCCTGTACGACGCGCGCAGCCGGATCGGCCAGCGGGTCAACCAGCTGTGCCACCTGATCTCCGCCACGCTCGGCCACGGCCACCACATCATCCTGGTCACCGGGGCCAGCGACGGCGCGGGCACCGGCATCGCCGCGGCCAACCTGGCCGCCGGGTTCGCCCGTACCGAGTCGCGGGTGCTGCTGCTGTCGGCCAACCTGAGCAGCACCGCCAGCTGCCGGCTGCTGGGAGTGCGGCCCGGACCGGGCCTGGCGGAGGTGCTGCTGGGCCGCAAGGGCCCCGGCGCCGTCGTACAGGAGTCCACGGTGGTGCCGAACCTGCAGGTCATCCAGCCCGGCAAGGACGTGGAGGCGGCCGCCGAGCTGCTGCAGCGCAGCGCCATGGAGCAGTTGCTCAACCGGCTGCGCAAGACCGCCCGCTACATCATCGTGGAGACCGCCTCCCCGGTGGAGAGCGCCGACGCGCAGGCCGTCGCCGACGTGGCCGACGCCGCCGTGATCGCGGTGGAGATCCCGCGCGCCCGTTACGAGGACATCACCGACAGCGTCCGCCAGCTCGACCGGATGGGCACCGCGGTGCTCGGCGCGATCGCGCTGCCGGTGCAGCAGCAGGTCGCCGCGCCCGCCGCCCCGGCGGCCCGCCCGGCCGGGCAGAGCCGTGCGGCGCAGCCGGGACGCGCCCCGGCGGCCCGCACCAAACCGGCCCGCCGGGCGCTGCCGACCTCCCCCGTCGCCGACCCCGCCGAGCCCGGCGACTCGATCGTGTGGAAGGGCTCCGCCGCGGGCGACCCCACGTCCACCGCGCCCGATCCCGGTGCGCCGGACATCGACCCCGCGCGGCCTGAGCCCGGGGTCGCCGACCGGCCGGCCGACCCGGCCCCATGGTCGTAA
- a CDS encoding LamG-like jellyroll fold domain-containing protein: MAGAGAVALILAAGCGGDGGASPAASSPAAASRPATAPRSAEERLRWRFDEVSDPVAEVADDSGTGRSGTVVAVSGGRIGAVRPGHDGTGGAVRFPAVCTGAGTGCPHAVIQGPDDPALDPGTSPFTFGVRVRVRADDLTTAHGSNLVQKGTSLTSQWKLQIDDARGGRPSCVLRAANGAPFVLVQSRTGVADGRWHEVTCRRTAGELRILVDGEVTGAGAVAPGLAVAPAGMPVMAGGTNAVAANDQFHGELDEVFFAAG; this comes from the coding sequence ATGGCCGGTGCCGGGGCGGTCGCGCTGATCCTGGCGGCCGGGTGCGGCGGGGACGGCGGCGCGTCGCCGGCCGCCTCGTCGCCCGCGGCGGCGTCCCGGCCCGCCACGGCGCCGCGGTCCGCCGAGGAACGCCTGCGCTGGCGGTTTGACGAGGTGTCCGACCCGGTGGCCGAGGTGGCCGACGACAGCGGCACGGGTCGTTCCGGAACGGTGGTCGCCGTCTCCGGCGGGCGGATCGGGGCGGTGCGGCCCGGGCATGACGGCACGGGCGGGGCGGTGCGGTTCCCGGCCGTGTGCACCGGCGCCGGGACCGGCTGCCCGCACGCGGTGATCCAGGGGCCCGACGATCCGGCGCTGGATCCGGGGACCTCGCCGTTCACGTTCGGCGTGCGGGTCCGGGTGCGGGCCGATGACCTGACGACCGCCCACGGCTCCAACCTGGTGCAGAAGGGCACGTCCCTGACCTCCCAGTGGAAGCTGCAGATCGACGACGCCCGCGGCGGGCGGCCGAGCTGCGTCCTGCGGGCGGCGAACGGCGCGCCGTTCGTGCTGGTCCAGTCGCGGACGGGGGTCGCCGACGGGCGGTGGCACGAGGTGACCTGCCGCCGCACCGCCGGGGAGCTGCGGATCCTGGTGGACGGCGAGGTCACCGGCGCCGGGGCGGTCGCGCCCGGCCTCGCCGTCGCCCCGGCCGGGATGCCGGTGATGGCCGGGGGGACGAACGCCGTGGCCGCCAACGACCAGTTCCACGGGGAACTGGACGAGGTCTTCTTCGCGGCGGGCTGA